One Nitrospira sp. DNA window includes the following coding sequences:
- a CDS encoding Mobile element protein — MLFTSAMGLITTLGKALADNRLEEKLKLLTQPQLIILDEIGYIPIDRQGANLFFQLVSRRYEKGSIILTSNQSVGAWGDVFGDPVIATAILDRLLHHSITINIKGESYRLREKLKAGLFKPTAPAETRTASKTTA; from the coding sequence GTGCTGTTCACCTCCGCCATGGGCCTGATTACCACCTTGGGTAAGGCGTTGGCGGACAATCGGCTGGAGGAGAAGCTCAAGCTCTTGACCCAGCCGCAGCTGATCATTCTCGATGAGATCGGCTACATTCCGATTGATCGGCAAGGCGCCAACTTGTTCTTCCAACTCGTGTCGCGGCGGTACGAGAAGGGCTCCATTATTCTAACCAGTAACCAGAGTGTCGGGGCGTGGGGCGACGTGTTTGGTGATCCAGTCATCGCGACGGCCATTCTCGATCGCCTGCTGCATCATTCGATCACCATCAACATTAAGGGTGAGAGCTATCGGCTCCGGGAGAAGCTCAAAGCGGGGCTGTTCAAGCCCACCGCCCCCGCTGAGACACGAACCGCTTCCAAAACGACCGCCTAG
- a CDS encoding Exodeoxyribonuclease III, whose product MRIATWNVNSLKARLEKVMWWLDRAKPDVLLMQETKLADTDAPVTTFEQAGYELVHHGEGRWNGVAIASRCGISGVVTNFGEPLRPARTSDTGDDEPQAETRMISAECDGLRVICIYAPNGRQIDSPFYHAKLAWFDRLARWIDQNIPPKASAVIGGDFNVAPADIDVWDPAACHGGTHVSERERQALAQLSRARFVDAYRLHHPEPGRYTWWDYRAGNFHKNIGMRIDHLLVTRPLQPRVVWAEIDREARKGKPLPSDHAPLVIDIDSPGHPFDAGWASADSRIAARLRKQP is encoded by the coding sequence ATGCGGATTGCGACCTGGAATGTCAACTCGCTGAAGGCTCGCCTAGAAAAGGTCATGTGGTGGCTGGATCGGGCGAAGCCGGACGTGCTGTTGATGCAGGAAACAAAGCTGGCAGACACGGACGCGCCTGTCACAACATTCGAGCAGGCCGGATACGAGCTGGTGCACCATGGTGAGGGTCGATGGAACGGCGTCGCGATTGCGAGCCGATGCGGCATCAGTGGCGTGGTCACGAATTTCGGAGAGCCGTTACGGCCGGCGAGGACCTCTGACACCGGTGACGATGAACCCCAGGCCGAGACGAGGATGATCAGTGCCGAATGCGACGGCCTACGCGTCATCTGCATATACGCGCCTAACGGCCGGCAGATTGACTCGCCCTTTTACCACGCAAAGCTCGCGTGGTTCGACAGGCTGGCTCGTTGGATCGATCAGAACATTCCGCCGAAGGCATCAGCCGTGATCGGCGGTGATTTCAACGTCGCGCCCGCCGATATCGATGTGTGGGACCCTGCTGCTTGTCATGGGGGCACGCACGTCTCGGAGCGCGAGCGGCAGGCGTTGGCGCAACTGTCAAGGGCGAGATTCGTCGATGCATACCGATTGCATCACCCGGAACCAGGGCGCTACACCTGGTGGGACTACCGGGCCGGGAACTTTCACAAGAACATCGGCATGCGCATCGATCACCTGCTCGTGACAAGGCCGTTACAACCGCGCGTGGTCTGGGCCGAAATCGATCGCGAGGCGCGGAAGGGAAAACCGTTACCCTCCGATCACGCCCCGCTGGTCATCGACATCGATAGCCCCGGCCATCCGTTCGATGCCGGCTGGGCTTCGGCCGATTCGCGCATTGCAGCGCGCCTGCGGAAGCAGCCATGA
- a CDS encoding Maltodextrin glucosidase — MPLIHPDLFWWQSAVVYQIYPWSFQDTNGDGIGDLPGIISRLDYLKGAPDSLDIDAIWLSPVYPSPMHDFGYDVMDYCNIDPRFGTLADFDRLTAEAHRRGIRVVMDLVLNHTSDQHPWFIESRSSRTSSKRNWYYWADGKAGHRPPNNWAARFGGSAWTRDQHTGQYYLHSFLPEQPDLNWTNPAVRKALFDVVRFWLERGVDGFRLDAINWLGKDTNWPNNPPRLAWRSYYRQVHRYDRDQPQAHEALRSFRAALKDRSEIVLVGEASSDTPGGPATFYGTGSDELHEVFDFRLLRSPWQADVFGRLILESDRAVPRGGWPPIVFSNHDQSRHIDRYGKGGDPIRRARAVALLLFTLRGTPFLYYGEELGLRDGQLRRSDLRDPYTIRYWPWKTGRDPARTPMPWDDRAQAEFTTGRPWLPLSPGWQQTNVACEQQDARSMLSLYKRLIRLKKGSRALTEGTYEPVHAGPNDYLLYQRLFQAEGQTEAMLIAINFSARVQSLTLPTTVPIYGRTGTLVFSTDPQRSEGCWSADRFSLGPDEGIVVRLE, encoded by the coding sequence ATGCCCCTGATTCATCCAGACCTATTTTGGTGGCAATCGGCCGTCGTCTATCAGATCTACCCCTGGTCGTTTCAAGATACCAACGGGGACGGGATCGGCGACCTCCCTGGCATCATCAGCCGCCTCGATTATCTCAAGGGGGCACCCGACTCACTCGACATTGACGCGATCTGGCTGTCCCCCGTCTACCCCTCGCCCATGCATGACTTCGGCTACGACGTCATGGACTACTGCAACATCGATCCGCGTTTCGGGACGCTGGCGGACTTTGACCGTCTCACGGCCGAAGCCCACCGCCGCGGCATTCGCGTCGTCATGGACCTCGTCCTGAATCACACCTCCGACCAGCATCCCTGGTTCATCGAATCGCGGTCGTCCCGCACGTCTTCGAAACGCAACTGGTACTACTGGGCCGACGGCAAGGCAGGGCATCGCCCCCCCAACAATTGGGCCGCTCGTTTTGGAGGATCAGCCTGGACCCGCGACCAGCACACAGGTCAGTACTACCTCCATTCGTTTCTGCCGGAGCAGCCGGACCTGAATTGGACCAATCCCGCCGTGCGGAAGGCGCTCTTCGATGTGGTTCGGTTCTGGCTCGAGCGCGGCGTGGACGGCTTCCGGCTTGACGCGATCAACTGGCTCGGAAAAGACACCAACTGGCCGAACAATCCTCCCCGACTGGCCTGGCGCAGCTATTATCGCCAGGTGCACCGCTACGACCGCGACCAGCCCCAAGCCCATGAGGCTCTGCGGTCCTTCCGTGCAGCACTCAAAGATCGATCCGAAATAGTATTGGTCGGCGAGGCCTCATCGGACACACCCGGCGGGCCAGCGACATTCTATGGAACCGGCTCGGACGAGCTGCACGAAGTGTTCGACTTCCGCTTGCTCCGGTCGCCATGGCAAGCGGATGTGTTTGGTCGACTGATCCTGGAGAGCGACCGGGCCGTGCCTCGCGGCGGTTGGCCTCCGATCGTCTTCAGCAACCATGATCAGTCCCGGCATATCGACCGCTACGGCAAGGGGGGCGATCCCATCCGGCGCGCCAGGGCCGTTGCCCTGCTGCTCTTCACCCTTCGCGGTACACCCTTTCTCTATTATGGGGAGGAATTGGGCCTGCGGGATGGACAGCTCCGGCGATCGGACCTGCGCGATCCCTACACGATTCGCTATTGGCCGTGGAAGACAGGCCGCGATCCGGCGAGGACTCCGATGCCCTGGGATGACCGCGCTCAGGCTGAATTTACGACCGGCAGGCCCTGGCTGCCCCTGTCGCCGGGTTGGCAGCAGACGAACGTCGCGTGCGAACAACAGGATGCCCGTTCGATGCTGTCGCTCTACAAGCGGCTGATCCGGTTGAAAAAAGGATCTCGGGCACTCACCGAAGGGACATACGAACCGGTTCACGCTGGCCCGAATGACTATCTGCTCTATCAGCGGCTGTTCCAGGCCGAAGGTCAAACGGAAGCCATGCTGATCGCAATCAACTTCAGCGCGCGGGTGCAGAGCCTCACGCTCCCGACGACGGTTCCGATATACGGGCGCACCGGAACGCTCGTATTCTCTACCGATCCGCAAAGAAGCGAAGGCTGCTGGAGCGCCGACCGATTCTCGCTTGGCCCGGACGAAGGCATTGTGGTGAGGTTGGAGTGA
- a CDS encoding Uracil-DNA glycosylase, family 1, which produces MRHPLVRDKTRSMLPPIPAGWKPLLKDETTSNCYRILEAFLEQEAADGRTILPPRQDIFRSLRMTPYEAVRVLLLGQDPYHTPGMAHGLCFSVRPHIRSLPPSLKNIYKELRDDVGCRIPNNGCLEPWARQGVLMLNTVLTVRAHAANSHRGRGWETMTDRIIELVDAKPTRVVFVLWGGEAKKKRRLVTKAHHVVITCAHPSPLSARKFFGCRCFSRTNRALTEAAVAPIDWQIPDL; this is translated from the coding sequence ATGCGACATCCTTTGGTGCGCGATAAAACCCGTTCCATGTTGCCTCCCATTCCGGCCGGCTGGAAACCGTTGCTCAAGGATGAGACGACCAGCAATTGCTATCGCATACTCGAAGCATTTCTTGAACAGGAAGCGGCAGATGGGCGGACGATCCTGCCGCCGCGGCAGGATATCTTCAGATCGTTGCGAATGACACCCTACGAGGCTGTCCGGGTCCTGCTGTTGGGCCAAGATCCCTATCACACGCCTGGCATGGCCCATGGTCTGTGTTTTTCCGTGCGGCCTCACATCCGATCGTTGCCCCCGTCCCTGAAAAACATATACAAGGAACTCCGTGACGATGTGGGATGCCGCATCCCGAACAACGGTTGTCTGGAACCCTGGGCCAGGCAGGGGGTGCTCATGCTCAACACAGTCTTGACGGTCCGCGCGCATGCGGCCAATTCACATCGGGGGCGCGGGTGGGAAACAATGACCGATCGTATCATCGAGCTGGTCGATGCCAAGCCGACTCGCGTGGTGTTTGTCCTGTGGGGCGGTGAAGCAAAGAAGAAACGGAGGCTGGTCACCAAGGCGCATCATGTGGTGATCACCTGTGCGCATCCGTCGCCATTGTCGGCAAGGAAGTTTTTTGGCTGCCGCTGCTTCTCACGCACCAATCGAGCCCTTACCGAGGCTGCCGTCGCTCCGATCGATTGGCAGATCCCGGATCTGTGA
- a CDS encoding Integrase, catalytic region produces MELVQQPRGPVPSPPIIHQSEETEMLAADRVREILARVQRGEPLKVIARELGVDRNTVKRWARLGAWRTRQSPSRARQLTPFHDFITQRGPEVDWNGRVLHRELQGLGFTGGYLQVQRHIQPLRDRRHWSTVATVRFETAPGQLGQMDFGQTRVWIGERAEVVHLFVFTLGYSRRLWTRAYPHERLHVVLDGHERAFRHFGGVPLECLYDNPRTLVLGRREGQVLWHPVFEDFARSYGFTPRACRPYRAQTKGKVESGVKYVKRNALAGRRFGSWEALNAWLDEWTLTIADVRVHGTTHERPRDRFAQEALTPLGSRPPYRYERVQLRRVPSDALVSIAAARYCVPVQYVGTTVSVQETITHYEIFHEGTCIARHAKASRAVVVMESAHYHGLLRPRATPAGGVPPQWDPGYRHLDDVAVRDLAIYAAVADAGGAR; encoded by the coding sequence ATGGAACTAGTCCAACAACCCAGAGGTCCGGTACCGTCTCCGCCGATCATCCACCAATCGGAGGAGACCGAGATGCTGGCAGCAGACCGTGTGCGCGAGATCCTGGCTCGTGTCCAGCGGGGTGAACCCCTGAAAGTGATCGCCCGTGAACTCGGCGTCGATCGCAACACCGTGAAGCGCTGGGCCCGTCTTGGGGCGTGGCGGACGCGGCAGAGTCCGTCCCGCGCTCGGCAACTGACGCCGTTCCATGACTTCATTACGCAGCGGGGACCCGAAGTCGACTGGAACGGCAGGGTGCTGCATCGGGAATTGCAGGGACTGGGCTTCACCGGCGGCTATCTGCAAGTCCAACGGCACATTCAGCCGCTGCGCGACCGCCGGCATTGGTCCACGGTCGCGACGGTCCGCTTCGAGACGGCACCCGGGCAGCTGGGCCAGATGGATTTTGGGCAAACCCGGGTCTGGATTGGCGAGCGTGCCGAAGTGGTCCATCTGTTCGTCTTCACGCTCGGCTACTCCCGGCGTCTCTGGACCAGGGCCTATCCGCATGAGCGCCTTCACGTCGTGCTCGACGGGCATGAGCGGGCATTCCGTCACTTCGGCGGCGTGCCGCTCGAGTGTCTGTACGATAATCCGCGCACGCTGGTGCTCGGGCGTCGCGAGGGGCAGGTGCTCTGGCATCCGGTCTTCGAGGACTTTGCCCGGAGCTATGGCTTTACGCCGCGGGCGTGTCGCCCGTATCGCGCTCAAACCAAGGGGAAGGTAGAGAGTGGCGTCAAATATGTGAAGCGCAATGCGCTGGCGGGTCGGCGCTTTGGGTCCTGGGAGGCCCTCAATGCCTGGCTGGACGAATGGACCCTGACGATTGCGGATGTGCGCGTGCACGGCACCACCCATGAACGCCCGCGGGACCGATTCGCCCAGGAGGCGCTCACGCCGCTCGGGAGCCGGCCGCCCTATCGGTACGAACGGGTGCAGCTCCGCCGCGTGCCGTCGGATGCCTTGGTCTCGATCGCGGCCGCGCGCTATTGCGTGCCCGTGCAGTATGTCGGCACCACGGTCAGCGTCCAGGAGACCATTACCCACTACGAGATCTTCCACGAGGGCACCTGCATTGCCCGGCATGCCAAAGCTTCGCGCGCGGTGGTGGTGATGGAGTCGGCCCACTATCACGGCTTACTGCGGCCGCGGGCCACGCCGGCCGGCGGTGTGCCGCCCCAGTGGGATCCCGGCTATCGCCATCTCGACGACGTGGCGGTGCGGGATCTCGCGATCTATGCGGCGGTGGCGGACGCGGGAGGTGCCCGATGA
- a CDS encoding Programmed cell death toxin MazF, with product MSRRGYVPDCGDIVWLQFNPQVGHEQAGHRPALVLSPASYNRLSGLMLCCPMTSHAHFMGF from the coding sequence GTGAGTCGGCGGGGGTATGTGCCGGACTGCGGCGATATCGTTTGGCTGCAGTTCAACCCGCAAGTGGGCCACGAGCAGGCCGGACACCGACCAGCGTTGGTTCTTTCCCCGGCTAGCTACAATCGTTTGAGCGGGTTGATGCTCTGCTGCCCGATGACCAGCCATGCGCATTTTATGGGATTCTGA
- a CDS encoding Transposase, translated as MTASTPQLDRLQTQCHRLRLYQVEAELATLLEQAAKQETSYAEFLEQVLSREVRAKTEKHLAMRLAMARFPFQKTLESFDLKFQPSIDVKVLRDLATGRVPRTRRERLTLGPARPRHQSL; from the coding sequence ATGACGGCCTCCACCCCCCAGCTCGATCGGCTGCAAACCCAGTGTCATCGACTTCGGCTCTATCAAGTGGAAGCGGAACTGGCCACCTTGCTGGAGCAGGCGGCCAAGCAGGAGACCTCCTATGCCGAGTTTTTAGAGCAGGTGCTGAGCCGCGAAGTGCGGGCCAAGACGGAGAAGCATTTGGCGATGCGCCTCGCCATGGCTCGATTCCCGTTCCAGAAGACGCTGGAGAGCTTCGACTTGAAATTCCAGCCCTCCATCGACGTCAAGGTGCTCCGCGACCTAGCGACGGGGCGGGTACCTCGAACACGGCGAGAACGTCTTACTCTTGGGCCCGCCCGGCCTCGGCATCAAAGCCTGTGA